One genomic window of Halolamina sediminis includes the following:
- a CDS encoding metal ABC transporter ATP-binding protein, producing MTAVVEATDVTFAYGDRPVIESVSLDIEAGGFLGLVGPNGSGKTTLLELLIGLRRPDSGSVRLFGEPAHRRGTGKRVGYVPQNVSDAAGEMPVTVREAVRMGRYPRHGFGRFDDDDRAAVEAALHRVEITDLADRRVGRLSGGQRQRVFIARALAAEADLLALDEPTVGVDAESREAFYDLLGQLNDEGMTIVLIEHDIGVVTTRASEIACLNRELYFHGDPETFVETDALAAAYGGSQSIVRHNH from the coding sequence ATGACCGCGGTCGTCGAGGCCACGGACGTGACGTTCGCCTACGGCGATCGCCCCGTCATCGAGAGCGTCTCGCTCGACATCGAGGCGGGAGGGTTCCTCGGTCTGGTCGGTCCGAACGGCTCGGGAAAGACGACACTGCTCGAACTCCTGATCGGGCTCCGGCGCCCCGACAGCGGCTCGGTTCGGCTGTTCGGCGAGCCAGCCCATCGCCGCGGGACCGGCAAGCGCGTGGGCTACGTCCCGCAGAACGTCTCGGACGCGGCCGGCGAGATGCCCGTCACGGTCCGGGAGGCCGTCCGGATGGGGCGCTACCCACGGCACGGGTTCGGGCGGTTCGATGATGACGACCGCGCGGCCGTCGAGGCGGCGCTCCATCGGGTCGAGATCACGGATCTCGCGGACCGGCGGGTGGGTCGCCTCTCGGGCGGGCAGCGCCAACGCGTGTTCATCGCCCGCGCGCTCGCCGCCGAGGCGGACCTGCTCGCGCTCGACGAGCCGACGGTCGGCGTCGACGCCGAGTCACGCGAGGCGTTCTACGATCTGCTCGGCCAACTCAACGACGAGGGGATGACGATCGTGCTGATCGAGCACGACATCGGCGTCGTGACGACTCGCGCCTCCGAGATCGCCTGCCTGAACCGCGAGCTCTACTTCCACGGCGACCCCGAGACGTTCGTCGAGACCGACGCGCTCGCGGCGGCCTACGGCGGGTCGCAGTCGATCGTGCGGCACAACCACTGA
- a CDS encoding metal ABC transporter permease — protein sequence MIESSLAPSPRPLQFDGVASFAIDGLWGGLLDLLAAATGIEMLSYAFMQRAYLAAICVALLGPLVGSFLVHREMAMIGDTLAHSAFAGVAAGLFVNSLFAVTVPPLLAALVVAAVAALAVQTLIDSAGAYRDTSLAIVLTGSFAVGSVLLTATDGGIAVGIDAYLFGSLATVSRANAAILLAMIVVVGTVVAVTYRPLLYVTFDEVGARAAGIPVARYNRLLAVLTAVVVVGAMQIMGVILVAAMLVIPAATATPLRGFKRSIVGAVGAGLLATVAGVTLSYVYDVAAGGTIVLVAIAIYAASILAVRVRKRHGGAPAGEQ from the coding sequence ATGATCGAGAGTTCGCTCGCGCCGTCGCCTCGTCCGCTCCAGTTCGACGGTGTGGCCTCGTTCGCCATCGACGGTCTCTGGGGCGGGCTGCTGGATCTGCTCGCCGCCGCGACCGGGATCGAGATGCTGTCCTACGCGTTCATGCAGCGGGCCTACCTCGCGGCGATCTGTGTCGCGCTGCTCGGACCGCTCGTCGGGAGCTTCCTCGTCCACCGGGAGATGGCGATGATCGGCGACACGCTCGCCCACTCGGCCTTTGCCGGCGTCGCGGCGGGGCTGTTCGTCAACAGCCTGTTCGCGGTGACGGTGCCGCCGTTGCTCGCGGCGCTCGTGGTCGCGGCCGTCGCCGCGCTGGCGGTCCAGACGCTGATCGACTCCGCCGGCGCGTACCGCGACACGTCGTTGGCTATCGTACTCACCGGTTCATTCGCGGTCGGGAGCGTGCTGCTCACCGCGACCGACGGCGGGATCGCGGTCGGGATCGACGCCTACCTGTTCGGCTCGCTCGCGACGGTTTCGCGGGCCAACGCGGCGATCCTGCTGGCGATGATCGTCGTCGTCGGAACGGTGGTCGCCGTCACCTACCGCCCGCTGCTGTACGTTACCTTCGACGAGGTCGGCGCCCGTGCGGCGGGCATCCCGGTCGCACGGTATAACCGACTGCTCGCGGTGTTGACCGCGGTGGTCGTCGTCGGCGCGATGCAGATCATGGGCGTGATCCTCGTCGCGGCGATGCTGGTGATCCCGGCCGCGACGGCGACGCCGCTCCGGGGGTTCAAACGCTCGATCGTGGGTGCGGTCGGCGCGGGTCTGCTCGCGACGGTCGCGGGCGTGACGCTCTCGTACGTGTACGACGTGGCCGCGGGAGGGACGATCGTGCTCGTGGCGATCGCCATCTACGCGGCGTCGATCCTCGCGGTTCGAGTGCGGAAACGGCACGGCGGTGCGCCGGCGGGCGAGCAGTGA
- a CDS encoding metal ABC transporter substrate-binding protein gives MGLTRRQLMGIAVGTAGVGALAGCLDATNGDRSESDGRTAQSSFFVFGSITDAVAGDAATAALLVPTGQHGHGWEPGPRVREEVSGADLLVHGPEAFQPWMDDVLADLDADGDEVATVDVAHDVDLLPANGGHGHEDGGDDHEAHAETDHHEETEHDGGGHDHGATDPHFWLDPTRVATAAGTVEAALADVDPGNADAYAEHASAFRERLSALDTRIEATVADASTDTLLVAGHDSFSYLADRYGVHVAALTGISPDDRPTTRDIQHAQEIIDEHDLQYVCADPLASQQAAEQLVAETDAEAVLPLTAIPGLTDEWDAEDWGYVDVMTEVNLPTLERALDA, from the coding sequence ATGGGGCTAACCAGACGGCAGTTGATGGGTATCGCGGTCGGAACGGCGGGGGTCGGGGCGCTCGCCGGCTGTCTCGACGCGACGAACGGCGACAGGTCGGAGTCGGACGGACGGACCGCCCAGTCGTCCTTCTTCGTCTTCGGATCGATCACCGACGCGGTCGCCGGCGACGCGGCCACGGCGGCGTTGCTGGTGCCGACTGGGCAGCACGGCCACGGCTGGGAGCCCGGGCCGCGGGTGCGCGAGGAGGTCTCCGGTGCCGACCTGCTCGTCCACGGCCCCGAGGCGTTCCAGCCGTGGATGGACGACGTGCTCGCCGACCTCGACGCCGACGGCGACGAGGTCGCGACGGTCGACGTGGCCCACGACGTGGATCTGCTCCCGGCGAACGGCGGCCACGGTCACGAGGACGGGGGGGACGATCACGAGGCACACGCGGAAACGGATCATCACGAGGAGACGGAACACGACGGCGGGGGACACGACCACGGCGCCACCGACCCACACTTCTGGCTGGACCCGACGCGGGTCGCCACGGCGGCCGGGACCGTCGAGGCGGCGTTGGCCGACGTCGACCCCGGGAACGCCGACGCCTACGCCGAGCACGCGTCGGCGTTCCGCGAACGGCTGAGCGCCCTCGACACGCGGATCGAGGCGACCGTCGCCGACGCGTCGACCGACACCCTCCTCGTCGCGGGCCACGACTCCTTCAGCTATCTTGCGGACCGCTACGGCGTCCACGTCGCGGCGCTGACCGGCATCTCGCCCGACGACCGCCCGACCACGCGGGACATTCAACACGCCCAGGAGATCATCGACGAACACGACCTGCAGTACGTCTGTGCGGATCCGCTGGCGTCCCAACAGGCCGCCGAGCAGTTGGTCGCCGAGACCGACGCCGAGGCGGTGCTGCCGCTGACGGCGATCCCCGGCCTGACCGACGAGTGGGACGCCGAGGATTGGGGCTACGTCGACGTGATGACGGAGGTGAACCTCCCGACACTCGAACGGGCGCTCGACGCATGA
- a CDS encoding efflux RND transporter permease subunit — translation MSRDTLSDAIGFVTRHTRLTLLVMILLSGLVVAGIPQLDTGSQAGADADAFDDVERVQKAQYAQSQFGGSDDGPDRTFEAVYVRDDDGNVLSKGSLLAGLRYQRTIRENETVDAALHEDGVTGLSNLVGKRAAGSPNASLDEQIRALEGATRGEVERLVDRTLSNDPRALRYLPADHGRNETTAADRRLLVALDADAGNGTVDNATAALYHSANERSAAGFFVVNSAAWSDASSHFFGEMVELVVPAALAFILVVLGFAYRDLVDVVVGMVGVALSVVWMFGLLGWLGVAAGATSIIPVVLVAGLSIDYGFHVFNRYREQRGEDEGIRAPMRRGVSLVATALVLVTVTAAIGFLANLSNPLPLIRNLGVSITLGVVSALLIFLTVVPALKIEVDGLLERAGIDRHKRPLGHGRYLRPALAKAVTLARRGAPAVLVLALVVGSAGGVAWADLDEESYQQNDGVVAEWKQELPDPIGWNPHPVPERSQHVDEVYQPASAETATQEAILIEGEVTSDDTLDDLRRGVDEIDGQGLLVDRTDGGGVRSPVTAMHAVAARNDSFAAVLDDADTDGDGVPDRNLERVYDAFYAADSEVASSVVERDGGEYESLLVTLSLDADYAEASSVVPELAEGADRMADGDDRTATVVGNLAVNDAVLGEVVGGILTTMVLALAAIALTLAAVFEYMHGSATLGLVVSVPIALVLGLVIGGMAVLSIPLTLLTALLMSLVIGLGVDYNIHVGDRFADERRAGAGTFEALKAAVTGTGGALLGSTLTSAGAFATIALVPHPQLQSFGAIVVVAMTTAFAVSVLVLPSLLVLWDRYVPASVTTIPSPGEIPQD, via the coding sequence ATGTCACGAGATACACTGTCGGACGCGATCGGTTTCGTCACGCGACACACTCGGCTCACGTTGCTGGTGATGATCCTCCTCTCGGGGCTGGTGGTCGCCGGGATCCCCCAGCTCGACACGGGGAGTCAGGCCGGCGCCGACGCCGACGCGTTCGACGATGTCGAGCGCGTGCAGAAGGCACAGTACGCACAGAGCCAGTTCGGCGGGTCGGACGACGGGCCGGACCGTACCTTCGAGGCCGTGTACGTCCGGGACGACGACGGCAACGTCCTCTCGAAGGGGTCCCTGCTCGCCGGGCTACGCTACCAACGGACGATACGCGAGAACGAGACGGTCGACGCCGCCCTCCACGAGGACGGCGTTACGGGCCTCTCGAACCTCGTCGGGAAGCGCGCGGCCGGCAGCCCGAACGCCTCGCTCGACGAGCAGATCCGGGCGCTCGAGGGCGCGACGCGCGGCGAGGTCGAACGGCTGGTCGATCGGACGCTGTCGAACGATCCGCGGGCCTTACGCTACCTACCCGCCGATCACGGGCGGAACGAGACGACCGCGGCCGACCGCCGGCTGCTCGTCGCGCTCGACGCCGACGCCGGAAACGGCACCGTCGACAACGCGACCGCAGCGCTGTACCACAGCGCGAACGAGCGCTCCGCCGCCGGCTTCTTCGTCGTGAACTCGGCGGCGTGGAGCGACGCGAGTAGCCACTTCTTCGGGGAGATGGTCGAGCTCGTGGTGCCGGCGGCGCTGGCGTTCATCCTCGTCGTGCTCGGGTTCGCGTACCGCGACCTCGTCGACGTGGTCGTCGGTATGGTCGGCGTTGCCCTCTCGGTTGTGTGGATGTTCGGCCTGCTGGGCTGGCTCGGCGTCGCCGCCGGCGCCACCAGCATCATCCCGGTGGTACTGGTCGCCGGGCTGAGCATCGACTACGGCTTCCACGTGTTCAATCGCTACCGCGAGCAGCGCGGCGAGGACGAAGGGATTCGGGCACCGATGCGCCGCGGCGTGAGCCTCGTCGCCACGGCGCTGGTGCTCGTCACGGTCACCGCGGCGATCGGCTTCCTCGCGAACCTCTCGAACCCCCTACCGCTGATCCGTAACCTCGGCGTGTCGATCACGCTGGGCGTGGTCTCGGCGCTGCTGATCTTCCTCACGGTCGTCCCCGCGCTCAAGATCGAAGTCGACGGGCTGCTCGAACGCGCCGGGATCGACCGCCACAAGCGGCCGCTCGGCCACGGTCGCTACCTCCGGCCGGCCCTCGCGAAGGCAGTTACGCTCGCGCGACGCGGCGCGCCGGCCGTGCTGGTCCTCGCGCTCGTCGTCGGGAGCGCCGGCGGCGTCGCGTGGGCGGACCTCGACGAGGAGAGCTACCAGCAGAACGACGGCGTGGTCGCGGAGTGGAAACAGGAGCTGCCGGACCCGATCGGCTGGAATCCCCATCCCGTCCCCGAACGGAGCCAACACGTCGACGAGGTGTACCAGCCCGCCAGCGCCGAGACGGCCACACAGGAGGCGATCCTGATAGAGGGGGAGGTCACGAGCGACGACACGCTCGACGATCTCCGGCGCGGCGTCGACGAGATCGACGGGCAAGGGCTGCTGGTCGATCGCACAGACGGCGGGGGGGTCCGCTCACCCGTGACGGCGATGCACGCCGTCGCTGCGCGGAACGACTCGTTCGCGGCCGTCCTCGACGACGCCGACACGGACGGCGACGGCGTGCCGGACCGGAACCTCGAACGGGTGTACGACGCGTTCTACGCCGCGGACAGTGAGGTCGCGAGCAGCGTCGTCGAGCGGGACGGCGGCGAGTACGAGTCCCTGCTCGTGACCCTGTCACTCGACGCCGACTACGCGGAGGCTAGCAGCGTCGTCCCGGAGCTCGCCGAGGGCGCCGACCGCATGGCCGACGGCGACGATCGGACCGCGACCGTCGTCGGGAACCTCGCCGTCAACGACGCAGTGCTCGGCGAAGTCGTCGGCGGGATCCTCACGACGATGGTGCTCGCGCTCGCGGCCATTGCACTGACGCTGGCCGCCGTGTTCGAGTACATGCACGGCAGCGCCACGCTCGGACTGGTCGTCTCGGTTCCGATCGCGCTGGTGCTCGGGCTCGTCATCGGTGGGATGGCCGTCCTCTCGATCCCGCTGACGCTGCTGACTGCGCTGCTGATGAGCCTGGTGATCGGGCTGGGCGTCGACTACAACATCCACGTCGGCGACCGGTTCGCCGACGAACGCCGCGCCGGCGCGGGCACGTTCGAGGCGCTCAAGGCCGCCGTCACCGGGACCGGCGGTGCGCTGCTGGGCAGCACGCTCACCTCGGCGGGCGCGTTCGCCACCATCGCGCTCGTTCCCCACCCCCAACTCCAGAGCTTCGGGGCGATTGTCGTCGTCGCCATGACGACAGCGTTCGCAGTGAGCGTCCTCGTCCTGCCGAGCCTACTGGTGCTCTGGGACCGCTACGTCCCCGCGAGCGTCACGACCATACCGAGCCCGGGCGAGATCCCACAGGACTGA